One segment of Rhinatrema bivittatum chromosome 14, aRhiBiv1.1, whole genome shotgun sequence DNA contains the following:
- the LOC115076017 gene encoding uncharacterized protein LOC115076017: MSSISRDQNPPCFTTLEHNQGDGGSLHPGHLTASTPPPPPQQPPANRAFPSTSFPTLVQSQPAPSNVGSTPAYIYSLVEGPSVQGVAPPPSPVLFQNFGGSASFPDIYEGDIKKWEEHFRTIQRAYKEFGKDADFAIRVLTEDFTLPFPYAWPPEDEQSDRTSFYNASDKENFDFFLHPGRPVPKLLQPLHATTQAYFKKRRLEQLALSYASRTASLASALKMAPSSASQEAVGGHKAPPPGFVLIAGAPPVPVSTPVASFLLQEGKEIRTVQLPSSPTPPQPQGGNLSDMSSGHTC, encoded by the coding sequence GTGATGGAGGAAGCCTACACCCTGGTCATCTCACAGCTTCTAcgccacccccaccaccacagcAGCCGCCTGCAAACCGCGCATTCCCCTCCACATCCTTCCCCACTCTCGTGCAGAGCCAGCCAGCCCCCTCCAATGTGGGAAGCACCCCAGCTTACATCTACAGCTTAGTGGAGGGGCCCTCCGTGCAGGGCGTGGCTCCGCCGCCCTCCCCCGTGCTCTTCCAGAACTTCGGCGGCTCTGCCTCCTTTCCAGACATCTACGAAGGGGACATCAAGAAATGGGAGGAGCACTTCCGCACCATACAACGCGCCTACAAGGAGTTTGGAAAAGATGCTGACTTCGCCATCCGCGTGCTAACAGAGGACTTCACTCTACCTTTCCCATACGCCTGGCCACCAGAAGATGAACAATCAGACAGAACATCCTTCTACAATGCATCTGACAAGGAGAACTTTGATTTCTTCCTGCACCCAGGCAGACCAGTTCCCAAGCTCCTCCAGCCGCTGCACGCTACCACACAGGCATATTTCAAGAAGCGACGGCTGGAGCAGCTAGCACTGAGCTATGCCTCCAGAACTGCCTCCCTTGCCAGCGCCCTGAAGATGGCGCCAAGCTCTGCTTCCCAGGAGGCAGTGGGAGGGCACAAAGCCCCACCGCCTGGGTTTGTCCTAATTGCCGGGGCACCTCCTGTGCCTGTCTCCACTCCTGTTGCTTCGTTTCTTCTGCAGGAGGGGAAGGAGATCAGAACTGTCCAGTTGCCATCTAGCCCCACACCTCCACAGCCGCAGGGGGGGAATCTGAGCGACATGAGCTCTGGGCACACGTGTTAA